Proteins found in one Psychrilyobacter piezotolerans genomic segment:
- a CDS encoding AAA family ATPase translates to MELVYVWIEEYKNIKNQGFNFSPNHEFELIEENGEYRLEDKMTDKDRIPKEFFWQNISSITAIIGKNGSGKTNLLEIIASKISFVEPMNTNLEGIFILKKEGVLTCYVHKKLEKNFNKGNLNIRVFGNDGEYVSYPSAKIKVLFLANHLDMHHQKQRLQYGQINFVDLSLSCLLRNKFERTLDDIKSFNIINDFKKEIIYRQLQLISEFKGDYPLPKILRLEKNEDIINILYEKLIKSIKNNDIFYFRGNDSFEPPKNASDFKKELFIMLKEVKNRAEKMDITLERNYKNIYIEPNREYDKHMKNNKESLNSIYNFIYNFIWLLEEGINFIGANIDIQDKEKLEKLNKIFYTYKEKSWFSINYEPPLSTGEENLLFFYSQLHDYFKKCDTEEFIILIDELDNTMHPEWQRKSLNKLLKFLNNYFNEKKKIQIITTSHSPFMASDLTRENIIMLETYNENDKETELEENDDNYQKVGNCKIKNQKNLKTFGANIHELYKESFFMESTMGDFALSKIKEVIEDLTTLECIQRADRKLKKLEKKAEELKEKGEELPKTDKLEKDKLEESTSERVRKKGEIEEKKETIKYIIDRVGEKVIGRKLKEKYRGIFREEKSTEEKLNSKWNSLNEEEKVKLLSGKFGENNA, encoded by the coding sequence ATGGAATTAGTGTATGTGTGGATAGAAGAATATAAAAATATAAAAAATCAAGGATTTAATTTTAGTCCAAATCATGAATTTGAACTAATAGAAGAAAATGGTGAATATCGATTGGAAGATAAAATGACAGATAAAGATAGAATTCCAAAAGAATTTTTTTGGCAAAATATTAGCAGTATAACTGCTATTATTGGAAAAAACGGAAGTGGAAAAACTAATTTATTAGAAATAATAGCAAGTAAAATAAGTTTTGTAGAACCAATGAATACAAATCTTGAAGGAATTTTTATTTTGAAAAAAGAGGGAGTTTTAACTTGTTATGTCCATAAAAAATTAGAAAAAAATTTTAATAAGGGCAATTTAAATATTAGGGTTTTTGGTAATGACGGAGAATATGTATCTTATCCTAGTGCAAAAATAAAAGTTTTATTTTTAGCAAATCATTTGGACATGCACCATCAAAAACAAAGGTTACAATATGGTCAAATAAATTTTGTTGATTTGTCCTTAAGTTGTCTACTTCGTAATAAATTTGAAAGGACATTAGACGATATAAAATCATTTAATATTATAAATGATTTTAAAAAAGAAATTATATACAGACAATTACAACTTATTTCAGAATTTAAAGGTGATTATCCTTTACCTAAAATATTAAGATTAGAAAAAAATGAGGATATCATTAACATACTTTATGAGAAGTTAATAAAATCAATAAAAAACAATGATATTTTTTATTTTAGGGGAAATGATTCTTTTGAACCTCCTAAAAATGCAAGTGATTTTAAAAAAGAACTTTTTATAATGCTAAAAGAAGTAAAAAATAGAGCTGAAAAAATGGATATAACCTTAGAGAGAAATTATAAAAATATTTATATTGAGCCAAATAGAGAATATGATAAACATATGAAAAATAATAAGGAAAGTTTAAATTCTATTTATAATTTTATTTATAACTTTATATGGTTACTTGAAGAAGGTATTAATTTTATTGGTGCAAATATTGATATACAGGATAAAGAAAAATTAGAAAAATTGAATAAAATTTTTTATACATATAAAGAGAAAAGTTGGTTTAGCATAAACTATGAGCCTCCTCTTAGTACAGGAGAAGAAAATTTATTATTTTTTTATTCTCAATTACATGATTATTTTAAAAAGTGTGATACAGAAGAATTTATAATTTTAATTGATGAATTGGACAACACGATGCATCCTGAGTGGCAAAGAAAATCTTTAAATAAATTATTAAAATTTTTAAACAATTATTTTAATGAAAAGAAAAAAATACAAATAATTACAACTTCTCATTCCCCATTTATGGCTAGTGATTTAACTAGAGAAAACATAATAATGTTAGAAACTTACAACGAAAATGACAAAGAAACAGAATTAGAAGAAAATGATGACAATTACCAAAAGGTAGGAAACTGTAAAATAAAAAATCAGAAAAATTTAAAGACCTTTGGAGCAAATATCCACGAACTATATAAAGAATCATTCTTCATGGAGTCTACCATGGGAGACTTTGCTTTAAGTAAGATAAAAGAAGTGATAGAAGACCTAACAACTTTAGAGTGTATCCAAAGAGCAGATAGAAAATTAAAGAAGCTAGAGAAAAAAGCAGAGGAACTAAAAGAAAAAGGTGAAGAGTTACCAAAAACAGATAAACTAGAAAAAGATAAACTAGAAGAGAGTACTAGCGAACGTGTTAGAAAAAAAGGCGAAATAGAAGAAAAAAAAGAAACTATAAAATATATAATCGACCGAGTAGGAGAAAAGGTTATAGGTAGAAAATTAAAAGAAAAGTATAGGGGAATTTTTAGAGAAGAAAAAAGTACAGAAGAGAAATTAAATAGCAAATGGAATAGTCTTAATGAGGAAGAAAAAGTAAAATTACTAAGCGGAAAGTTTGGTGAAAATAATGCATAA
- a CDS encoding HNH endonuclease, with protein sequence MNDSKTEILKKAYWKYFKEKKLENWKDKILQSENMTLLFIKIVEVLVLEIFYSTEGIDEAKLEKVIEKLVCIEKNDLKKLINIIERKISRNKKSKKIEYALGSSNLEDNADKISDFFLEQYTNFQQTVFMTDNVRDYFLTCPYCNATYLFDLKQRSKRGGESGNSDYFADQLDHYYPKSKYPYLAMSIFNLIPSCPTCNHIKGNKENHLHPHFEEMGDNAKFTLSMSCLGELTGIEFENMKEYKELESDLGTYVSLNFDLEEGFKKRVELKIKKDIDSELKERIENSKKIFQLENKYSGVKDEIRDLYFKHKLLSQSQREETLSQFGDSLGITPEEMEEVYFGARKTEEHKRPLSKFINDIRDFLDGDDQDGFE encoded by the coding sequence ATGAATGATAGTAAAACTGAAATTTTAAAGAAAGCCTATTGGAAATACTTTAAAGAAAAAAAGTTAGAAAATTGGAAAGATAAAATACTTCAATCGGAGAATATGACATTATTATTTATTAAAATAGTAGAAGTATTAGTTCTTGAAATTTTTTATTCAACTGAAGGAATCGATGAAGCAAAACTAGAAAAAGTTATAGAAAAATTAGTATGTATAGAAAAAAATGATCTTAAAAAATTAATAAATATAATCGAAAGAAAAATTAGTAGAAATAAGAAGAGTAAAAAAATTGAATATGCTTTAGGTAGTTCAAATTTGGAAGATAACGCTGATAAAATATCTGACTTTTTTTTAGAGCAATACACAAATTTTCAACAAACAGTTTTTATGACTGACAATGTTAGAGACTATTTTTTAACTTGTCCTTACTGTAATGCAACATATTTATTTGATCTTAAACAGAGGAGTAAAAGAGGAGGAGAATCTGGAAACAGTGACTATTTTGCAGATCAACTAGACCATTATTACCCGAAGAGTAAATACCCTTATTTAGCTATGTCTATATTTAATTTAATTCCATCATGTCCTACTTGCAATCATATTAAAGGAAATAAAGAAAATCATCTACATCCACATTTTGAAGAGATGGGAGATAACGCTAAATTCACCCTATCTATGAGTTGTTTAGGAGAATTAACGGGGATAGAATTTGAAAATATGAAAGAATATAAGGAACTCGAAAGTGATCTAGGAACATATGTTAGTTTAAATTTTGATTTAGAAGAAGGATTTAAAAAAAGAGTGGAATTAAAAATAAAAAAAGATATAGATAGTGAGTTAAAAGAAAGGATTGAAAATTCTAAAAAAATATTTCAACTGGAAAATAAATACAGTGGGGTTAAGGATGAAATCAGAGACCTTTACTTTAAACATAAGCTTTTAAGTCAATCCCAAAGGGAAGAAACATTGAGTCAGTTTGGAGATTCTTTAGGAATAACACCAGAAGAAATGGAAGAGGTTTATTTTGGTGCTAGAAAAACTGAGGAGCATAAACGACCACTATCAAAATTTATAAACGATATACGGGATTTTTTAGATGGTGATGATCAGGATGGTTTTGAATAA
- a CDS encoding lipoprotein has translation MKKILLGLLIVGALSACSSSEEKEMDMPTQVQTLNETVATQTQEFEALKAEVEELKMQTEELKMGVQE, from the coding sequence ATGAAAAAAATATTATTGGGACTTTTGATAGTAGGAGCTCTTTCAGCTTGTTCGAGTTCAGAGGAAAAAGAAATGGATATGCCAACACAAGTTCAGACATTGAATGAAACTGTTGCTACTCAAACGCAAGAATTTGAAGCTTTAAAAGCAGAGGTTGAAGAATTGAAAATGCAAACTGAAGAATTGAAGATGGGAGTGCAAGAGTAA
- a CDS encoding OmpA family protein, which yields MKKILLGFLIVAALSACTGSKEKEMDMPTKVDTLNETVMVNADTLTEIKSELEATQQEADMMAEHMKMVNAFKGTGATVTKVDDGLHLTLPGDSAFKSGKAVLNDSMKAVLDPIAETLTAYPGADAMIKGHTDSSGSEEANQKLSEDRAVAVSKYLIGKGIDSSRIGIVGVGSSEPVDDNDTKEGKMANRRVDLTITY from the coding sequence ATGAAGAAGATATTATTAGGATTTTTAATAGTAGCAGCTCTTTCGGCTTGTACAGGCTCAAAGGAAAAAGAAATGGATATGCCAACAAAAGTTGATACATTGAATGAAACTGTAATGGTAAATGCCGATACTCTAACAGAGATTAAATCTGAGTTAGAAGCAACTCAACAAGAGGCCGATATGATGGCAGAACATATGAAGATGGTAAATGCATTTAAAGGAACAGGTGCTACTGTAACTAAAGTAGACGATGGCTTGCACCTTACTCTTCCCGGAGATTCAGCTTTTAAATCGGGTAAGGCAGTATTGAATGACAGTATGAAAGCAGTACTAGATCCAATTGCTGAAACTTTAACAGCTTATCCTGGAGCAGATGCTATGATCAAAGGTCATACAGACAGCTCAGGGTCTGAAGAAGCCAATCAAAAATTATCAGAGGATAGAGCCGTGGCAGTTTCTAAATATTTAATAGGTAAGGGAATAGATTCTTCCAGGATAGGAATAGTAGGAGTTGGAAGTTCAGAACCTGTTGATGATAATGATACTAAAGAGGGTAAAATGGCTAATAGAAGAGTTGACCTGACAATTACATATTAA
- a CDS encoding lysophospholipid acyltransferase family protein, whose amino-acid sequence MKHKIEYYLMISFVKLLMMFPEKTRYNFAEKLGIMGYHLIKKRRMIALANLKLAFPEKTDEERVELAKKNYKVLTKAYLSSLWIMDYIFDETKVNVENYHILDEAVAENKGLIIATMHMGNLEASLKITEKYRLSDVVKAQRNPYIDEYITKNRSQLNFNMIKKSKSTPKELLKVIKNKEILALFSDHRDKGTTVNFFGRDTIAPTGAIHFALKFKVPLVFGYSILNENNTNTVKIIKRIELIETGNLKDDVRVNTQNLIHLMEEAIRENPEQWMWFHDRWRLSKEFKK is encoded by the coding sequence ATGAAGCATAAAATAGAATATTATCTCATGATTAGTTTTGTAAAACTACTTATGATGTTCCCGGAAAAAACAAGATATAATTTTGCTGAAAAATTAGGGATAATGGGATATCACCTTATAAAAAAAAGAAGGATGATAGCCTTGGCTAACTTAAAATTAGCCTTCCCGGAAAAAACAGATGAAGAGAGGGTAGAACTAGCCAAAAAAAATTATAAGGTGCTGACTAAGGCATATTTGTCATCTCTATGGATTATGGATTATATTTTTGACGAGACCAAGGTCAATGTAGAAAACTATCATATTTTAGATGAGGCTGTTGCTGAAAATAAAGGTCTTATCATAGCTACGATGCATATGGGGAATTTAGAAGCTTCCCTGAAGATCACAGAAAAATACAGGTTATCCGATGTTGTTAAAGCTCAAAGAAACCCGTATATAGATGAATATATCACTAAAAATCGTAGCCAGCTTAATTTTAATATGATAAAAAAATCAAAGAGCACTCCTAAAGAGCTGCTAAAGGTAATTAAAAACAAAGAGATCTTAGCTCTTTTTTCAGACCACAGGGATAAAGGAACTACTGTCAATTTCTTCGGTAGAGATACCATAGCTCCCACAGGGGCTATCCACTTTGCATTAAAATTTAAAGTACCATTGGTATTTGGATACTCAATATTAAATGAAAACAACACTAACACCGTAAAAATCATAAAAAGAATTGAACTCATTGAAACAGGAAATCTTAAAGACGATGTTAGGGTCAATACACAAAATTTAATCCATCTTATGGAGGAAGCCATCAGAGAAAATCCAGAACAATGGATGTGGTTCCATGATAGATGGAGACTGAGTAAGGAGTTTAAAAAATAA
- a CDS encoding NAD(P)/FAD-dependent oxidoreductase, whose amino-acid sequence MYDIAIIGGGVIGCGIARELSKYKIETVVIEQEGDVSCGATKANSGIIHGGYDAAYGTKKGYFSHRGNILFDKLEKELNFGFERIGSLVLAFDNEEMKTLSEIMENGKKNGVGDLKIIGKEELLQLEPNVGEAIGALYCKGAGIVSPYEYCIALAENAISNGVEFKFNRRVNDINKEKDIYTIKTALEEVRSKVVINAAGVNSDTVSCMVNEEYFHIIPRKGEYLVYTKGYGDKVNHVIFQCPNEKGKGVLVTPTYHNNLMVGPDAQIMDDKYDTSTNIDNLFNIIEKAERSIPNLENKKIIRSFAGTRATSSLHDFIIEKTKSKNFINVAGIDSPGITSSPAIARYVRGLVEKMIDLPENDEFNPYREPNIIKKSKDDMLPMKIVNEYINLGEDDPDRIVCRCEQVRLREIMDALDRGIKITSTDGIKRRTRAGMGICQGSFCEPRVKKIIAKRYGISEDEITTRGIGSGSEPVRVEIMKFKKQCEAASKKNF is encoded by the coding sequence ATGTATGATATTGCTATAATTGGTGGAGGAGTTATCGGGTGCGGTATAGCCCGGGAACTTTCTAAATATAAGATTGAAACAGTGGTAATTGAACAAGAGGGGGATGTAAGTTGTGGTGCTACAAAGGCAAACTCAGGAATTATCCATGGGGGCTACGATGCAGCATATGGAACAAAGAAAGGTTATTTTAGCCATAGGGGGAACATACTTTTCGATAAACTGGAAAAAGAATTAAATTTTGGATTTGAAAGGATTGGATCATTGGTACTGGCCTTTGATAATGAGGAAATGAAAACACTGTCTGAAATAATGGAAAATGGTAAAAAAAACGGAGTAGGGGACCTGAAGATCATAGGGAAGGAAGAGTTACTGCAATTAGAGCCAAATGTAGGAGAAGCCATAGGGGCCTTATACTGTAAGGGAGCAGGGATAGTTTCCCCCTATGAATATTGTATAGCTCTGGCTGAAAATGCCATATCAAATGGTGTGGAGTTTAAATTTAACAGGAGGGTAAATGATATAAATAAAGAAAAGGATATATATACCATAAAAACTGCTCTGGAAGAGGTGAGGAGTAAGGTGGTCATCAATGCTGCCGGTGTAAACTCCGATACCGTCTCCTGCATGGTAAATGAAGAGTATTTCCATATAATTCCTCGAAAGGGGGAATATCTGGTCTATACAAAGGGCTACGGGGATAAAGTTAATCATGTTATATTTCAATGTCCCAATGAAAAAGGAAAAGGTGTCTTGGTTACACCTACCTATCATAACAACCTTATGGTAGGCCCCGATGCACAAATAATGGACGATAAATATGATACTTCTACAAATATAGACAACCTATTTAATATTATAGAAAAAGCAGAAAGATCTATTCCAAATTTGGAGAATAAAAAAATTATTAGGAGTTTTGCAGGGACTAGAGCTACCAGCAGTCTCCACGACTTTATAATTGAGAAGACTAAGTCTAAAAACTTTATCAATGTGGCAGGGATAGACTCCCCGGGAATAACATCCTCCCCTGCTATAGCCCGGTATGTAAGGGGGTTAGTTGAAAAGATGATAGATCTTCCTGAAAATGATGAATTTAACCCCTATAGAGAGCCCAATATTATAAAAAAATCAAAGGATGATATGCTCCCTATGAAAATAGTCAATGAGTACATTAATTTAGGTGAAGATGATCCCGACAGGATAGTGTGCAGGTGTGAACAAGTCAGATTAAGGGAGATCATGGATGCCCTGGACAGGGGGATAAAAATCACTTCTACAGACGGAATAAAAAGACGTACCCGGGCAGGAATGGGTATCTGCCAGGGTAGTTTCTGTGAACCCCGGGTAAAAAAAATTATTGCTAAAAGATACGGTATATCAGAAGATGAGATAACTACCAGGGGGATAGGAAGCGGGAGCGAGCCTGTCCGGGTAGAGATAATGAAATTTAAAAAGCAATGTGAAGCTGCATCTAAAAAAAACTTCTAA
- a CDS encoding Na+/H+ antiporter NhaC family protein, whose protein sequence is MDLLFGVSGALVTLFIAIYNGYFIGYALMLCLLIFIGIGIKRGYPLNDLLIMAFNGGKKSFVVLKIFVLIGIITSTWMASGTVPGIVSYSMRYMNPDFFILYAFLIASLISFLLGTAFGTVSTVGVAFIVMAKGGGVNIDITAGAIISGAYFGDRISPMSSSANLVANLTNTDLYGNIKNMFKTGNLAVLACIIIYGFVSFNNPLNLVESELVPQIYNTFNISPMVLLPTIIILVFSLFKIDVKISMVVSIITAVILCITIQGYTPSEIFNIITTGFHLENNNPLNDIIKGGGILSMGSAVMVVFISCAMAGIFEETAMLNKIESIFTRANSRKEVFLYTNIVSFFTAAIGSNQSISIVLTNQLMGKTYSNKGIDKENFAVDLENTSIVLAPLIPWNISALIPTTTMMVSSYGYLPYSYFLFLIPLLNFFTLRKNSDVVVLSK, encoded by the coding sequence ATGGATCTATTGTTTGGAGTTAGTGGTGCTTTGGTAACTCTTTTTATTGCAATTTATAATGGATATTTTATAGGATACGCGCTGATGTTGTGTCTTTTGATTTTTATAGGGATAGGGATAAAACGAGGATATCCTTTAAATGATTTGTTAATTATGGCATTCAATGGGGGAAAAAAATCTTTTGTAGTTTTAAAAATATTTGTTTTAATCGGCATCATTACATCTACCTGGATGGCTTCCGGGACCGTTCCTGGAATTGTCTCCTATAGTATGAGATATATGAATCCAGATTTTTTTATCCTCTATGCCTTCCTTATAGCCTCTCTCATATCGTTTTTGCTGGGAACAGCTTTCGGGACTGTAAGTACAGTGGGTGTTGCTTTTATTGTTATGGCTAAGGGTGGAGGTGTAAATATAGATATTACTGCAGGAGCTATTATTTCAGGAGCTTATTTTGGAGATCGTATCTCTCCTATGTCTTCTAGTGCTAATTTAGTAGCCAATCTTACAAACACAGACTTATATGGCAATATAAAAAATATGTTTAAAACTGGAAATTTAGCTGTTTTAGCCTGTATTATTATCTATGGATTTGTTTCCTTTAATAACCCTTTAAATCTGGTAGAGAGTGAATTAGTCCCTCAAATATATAATACTTTTAACATAAGTCCCATGGTGTTGTTACCAACTATAATAATCTTAGTTTTTTCCCTGTTTAAGATAGATGTTAAAATTTCCATGGTAGTTAGTATTATAACAGCCGTTATACTGTGTATAACAATCCAAGGGTATACCCCCAGTGAAATCTTTAATATTATAACAACTGGATTTCATCTGGAAAATAACAATCCATTAAATGACATTATTAAGGGAGGAGGAATTTTATCTATGGGGAGTGCTGTTATGGTAGTATTTATTTCTTGTGCTATGGCTGGGATATTTGAAGAAACAGCTATGCTGAATAAAATAGAAAGTATCTTTACCAGGGCAAATTCTAGAAAAGAGGTATTTTTATATACTAATATAGTAAGTTTTTTTACTGCAGCTATCGGATCAAATCAGAGTATCTCTATTGTATTAACTAATCAGCTCATGGGAAAAACTTATAGTAATAAAGGAATTGATAAGGAAAATTTTGCTGTTGATTTGGAAAACACCAGTATAGTATTAGCTCCCCTTATTCCATGGAATATATCAGCTCTTATACCAACTACAACAATGATGGTTAGCAGCTATGGGTACCTGCCATATTCCTATTTTTTATTTTTAATTCCATTATTAAATTTTTTCACTCTAAGAAAAAACAGTGACGTTGTAGTCCTATCCAAATAA
- a CDS encoding TrmH family RNA methyltransferase, translating to MEFINSKENKLFKIIKKLKQKKYRERENLFLAEGHKFLDFSTNPKYIILRDGEEENFPKIDNFNCKKYIYSDTLFNDISTQENSQGVILIYDFLSNSMENLGENIVILDRIQDPGNLGTIIRLVDAVGFKDIILTAGSVDIYNDKSVRSSMGSLFNLNINYLSEEKLVEFLKLNNYNVLSSGLTNESVNYNKVKLKNKNAIVFGNEGQGVSENILKVSNEIVKIPIYGSAESLNVGVATGIILYKFKEILEEYEV from the coding sequence GTGGAATTTATAAACAGTAAGGAAAATAAATTATTTAAAATAATAAAAAAATTAAAGCAAAAAAAATATAGGGAAAGAGAAAATCTTTTTTTAGCCGAAGGACATAAATTTTTGGATTTTTCCACAAATCCTAAATATATCATCTTACGTGATGGTGAGGAGGAAAATTTTCCTAAGATAGACAACTTTAACTGTAAGAAATATATATATAGTGATACTTTATTTAACGATATTTCAACACAAGAAAATTCACAAGGTGTGATTTTAATCTATGATTTTCTGTCTAATTCTATGGAAAACTTAGGAGAAAATATAGTGATATTAGACCGTATCCAGGATCCTGGAAACCTGGGGACAATCATTAGATTAGTAGATGCAGTGGGGTTTAAAGACATCATATTAACTGCTGGAAGTGTTGATATATATAACGATAAGAGTGTTAGAAGCAGTATGGGCTCATTATTTAATCTAAATATAAACTACCTGTCAGAAGAGAAACTTGTGGAGTTTTTAAAATTAAACAATTATAATGTTTTATCCAGCGGATTAACAAATGAAAGTGTAAATTATAACAAGGTGAAGTTAAAAAATAAAAATGCCATTGTTTTTGGAAATGAAGGGCAAGGGGTATCGGAAAATATATTAAAAGTGAGTAATGAGATCGTAAAGATACCGATATATGGGAGTGCAGAATCACTCAATGTAGGAGTAGCTACTGGAATTATATTGTATAAATTCAAAGAAATATTGGAGGAATATGAGGTATAA
- a CDS encoding NUDIX hydrolase — protein MRYKHIKKEKVFENKHFAIYEEDLILPNGNQVRWTFLQNYIAVGVIAFTPEGKLLLVKQYRPALKQEIIEIPAGLVDPDEDVEKAAMRELEEETGYRANKMIKVCEYFRSPGLSSSKMFIYMAEDLVKTNQNLDEDEFLEVLEVDVKEIDEILKTPLDGKTLYALSYIKSNLKK, from the coding sequence ATGAGGTATAAACATATAAAAAAAGAGAAGGTCTTTGAAAATAAACATTTTGCAATATATGAGGAAGACCTAATTCTACCTAATGGGAATCAGGTAAGATGGACTTTCTTACAGAATTATATAGCTGTAGGAGTAATTGCATTTACTCCAGAGGGAAAACTTTTATTGGTCAAGCAGTATAGGCCGGCTTTAAAACAAGAGATAATCGAGATCCCTGCAGGGCTTGTAGATCCTGATGAGGATGTGGAAAAAGCTGCCATGAGAGAACTGGAAGAAGAAACCGGGTACAGGGCAAACAAGATGATTAAAGTGTGTGAATACTTCAGGAGTCCAGGGCTCTCTTCTTCGAAGATGTTTATCTACATGGCTGAAGATTTAGTTAAGACAAATCAAAATCTGGATGAGGATGAATTTTTAGAAGTTTTAGAAGTTGATGTAAAAGAGATAGATGAAATATTAAAAACACCCTTAGACGGAAAGACCCTTTATGCACTCAGTTATATAAAATCAAACTTAAAGAAATAG
- a CDS encoding pseudouridine synthase: protein MRLDKYLTECGLGSRSDVKKILKNREIKVNGKIEFSPKLNVSTADEILYKNEMIEYKATRYYIMNKPAGYITATEDKRHKTVMEIFPEWVIQKNLFPVGRLDKDTEGLLLFTNDGPISHELLSPKKHVDKIYYVEAEKNITDEEMKRLELGVDIGGYITKPSKCERVDENKINLTINEGRFHQVKKMLHAVDNCVTYLKRIKFAELELGDMKIGEVREISVEEIL, encoded by the coding sequence ATGAGATTAGATAAATATTTAACTGAATGTGGATTAGGCAGCAGAAGTGATGTAAAAAAAATATTAAAAAATAGGGAAATTAAGGTCAACGGAAAGATAGAATTTTCACCTAAATTGAATGTTTCTACTGCTGATGAGATCTTATATAAGAATGAAATGATAGAATATAAAGCCACAAGATATTATATTATGAATAAACCTGCCGGATATATTACAGCAACTGAAGATAAAAGACATAAAACTGTTATGGAAATTTTTCCAGAATGGGTAATTCAAAAGAATCTTTTCCCTGTCGGAAGACTGGATAAGGATACAGAGGGGTTGTTGCTTTTTACAAATGACGGGCCTATCTCCCACGAACTATTGTCTCCTAAAAAACATGTGGATAAAATTTATTATGTGGAAGCTGAAAAAAATATTACAGATGAAGAGATGAAGAGATTAGAATTAGGAGTAGATATAGGCGGGTATATAACTAAACCATCCAAATGTGAAAGAGTGGATGAAAATAAGATAAACCTCACTATAAACGAGGGAAGGTTCCATCAGGTTAAGAAGATGCTTCATGCAGTAGATAACTGTGTGACATATTTAAAAAGGATCAAATTTGCTGAATTAGAATTAGGAGACATGAAAATAGGTGAGGTCAGAGAAATCAGCGTGGAGGAGATTCTATGA
- a CDS encoding PHP domain-containing protein, which produces MKFLIDLHTHTNTTPHAYSSLEENIRAGKKKGIEIIANTMHGPYLQDSPHWWAIANQRTLPDYVDGIRILKSVEANVININGDLDINDKIIEICDIIIGGFHSIPEYGDTNDINKNTVAIINVIQNNAVDILVHLGNPEFPIDYERVVVAAKKYNVAIEINNGSLTTSRGGSKPNCEKIMELCFKYKPYISLGSDAHFSTLIGELTEAVELIGDYDKKLILNTSKENLKEFFNLRGKNI; this is translated from the coding sequence ATGAAATTTTTAATTGATCTGCATACCCACACAAATACCACACCCCATGCATATAGTTCCTTGGAAGAAAATATCAGAGCAGGAAAGAAAAAAGGAATTGAAATTATCGCCAACACCATGCATGGTCCCTATCTTCAAGATTCCCCCCATTGGTGGGCAATAGCTAACCAAAGGACGTTGCCGGATTATGTAGATGGAATAAGAATATTGAAAAGTGTAGAAGCCAATGTAATAAATATAAATGGTGATTTAGATATAAACGATAAGATAATCGAGATCTGTGATATTATCATAGGAGGATTTCATAGTATTCCTGAATATGGAGATACTAATGATATAAATAAAAACACTGTGGCCATTATAAATGTTATACAAAATAATGCGGTAGATATCTTGGTTCATTTGGGAAATCCGGAATTTCCAATAGATTATGAAAGAGTAGTTGTTGCAGCAAAAAAATATAATGTAGCTATAGAAATTAACAACGGATCACTGACTACCAGCAGAGGAGGATCAAAGCCAAACTGTGAAAAAATCATGGAACTTTGTTTTAAATATAAACCGTATATTTCTTTAGGCAGCGATGCACATTTCTCTACTCTTATTGGTGAATTAACTGAAGCTGTAGAATTAATAGGAGACTATGATAAAAAATTAATATTAAATACAAGTAAAGAAAATTTAAAGGAATTTTTTAATCTTAGAGGTAAAAATATATAG